From Jaculus jaculus isolate mJacJac1 chromosome 19, mJacJac1.mat.Y.cur, whole genome shotgun sequence, a single genomic window includes:
- the LOC101601864 gene encoding sperm mitochondrial-associated cysteine-rich protein, whose product MSDPSKSNSCCPPKSPCCPPKPPCCPPKPPCCPAKPPCCPAKPPCCPQKCSSPPKSPCCPPKPPCCPPKPPCCPQKCSCCPQSPCCIQSRCCPLENKPENAFLNKESEASSKETGSLSGAQGGTQTGLFGQRKTSK is encoded by the coding sequence ATGAGCGACCCATCCAAAAGCAACTCGTGCTGCCCACCCAAATCCCCATGCTGCCCACCCAAACCCCCGTGCTGCCCACCCAAGCCCCCGTGCTGCCCGGCGAAACCTCCCTGCTGCCCGGCGAAACCTCCCTGCTGTCCACAGAAGTGCTCGTCCCCACCCAAATCCCCGTGCTGCCCACCCAAACCTCCCTGCTGTCCACCCAAACCTCCCTGCTGCCCGCAGAAATGCTCGTGCTGCCCGCAAAGCCCGTGCTGCATCCAGTCACGGTGCTGCCCGCTGGAGAACAAGCCGGAGAACGCCTTCCTCAACAAGGAGTCGGAGGCGTCATCTAAAGAGACCGGCTCCCTCAGCGGTGCCCAGGGCGGAACCCAGACAGGCCTATTTGGCCAGAGGAAAACAAGCAAGTAG